GCGCGTTTGGACGAGCACGTCGTGGAGGAGGCGGGAGAATGCGCCGCCTCCGACGCCCGGCCCATCGACGACGTGCGCGCGAGCGCGGACTATCGCAGGGAGATGGTCCGGGTGTTGACCCGGCGGGCCATCCGGAGCGCGTTCCGGCGCGCGCGAGGCGAGGCTTGATGGACACTCCACGCATTCGTATCACGGTAACCGTCAACGGCGAGCCGTACGTGGAAGAAGTGCCGGTGACCCGTTCGCTGCTGGACTTCCTGCGCGACGACCTGAGTCTCACCGGTACCAAGGAAGGGTGCGGCGAGGGGGAATGCGGCGCCTGCTCGGTCATCCTCGACGGGCGGCTGGTGGACGCCTGCCTGATCTTCGCGGCGGAAGCCGACGGCCGGCGCGTGGCGACCGTGGAGGGGTTGGCCGACGGTGAGGCGCTGCACCCGCTGCAGCGTACCTTCGCCGCCGCCGGCGCGGCCCAGTGCGGCTATTGCACGCCGGGCATGCTCATGGCGGGCAAGGCCCTGCTCGACCGCAACCCTTCCCCCACTCGCGAGGAAGTGACCCACGGCATCGCCGGCAACCTGTGCCGCTGCACCGGCTACGGTACCATCATCCAGGCGGTCATGGAGGCAGCGAAGGAATCATGAAAGTCGTCGGTCAGGAACTCCCCAGGGTCGAGATCTTCGAGAAGGTGACGGGGCAATCGGTGTTCGGCGCCGACGTCTCGCCCGGAGGCCGGGTCCTCCACGGCAAGATGGTGCTGAGCCCGCACGCCCACGCACGCATTACGGCCATCCGCACCGAACGCGCCGAGCGCTTGCCCGGAGTCAGGGCGGTGGTCACGGCCGCCGACTTGCCGGACATCCGCTACGGCCGCTTCGTCCGCGATGAAGCGTACTTCGCCTCCACCAAGGCGCGCTACGCGGGCGACCGCATCGCCGCGGTGGCGGCGGTGGACGAGGAGACCGCGGAGGAAGCCGCGCGGCTCATCGAGGTGGACTACGAGGTGCTGCCCTCGGTCACCTCCGGACTGGAGGCCATGGCGCCGGATGCGCCGCTGCTGCACGAAGACTACGCCGAATACTGGTCGCAGCCGGACCTGGACCGGCGCGGCAACATCTGCGGCCACAAGCAGATCGTGCGCGGCGACGTGGAACGGGGATTCGCCGAGGCCGACCGGGTCTTCGAGCACCGTTTCCACGTGCCCATGGTGCACCAGACCTACATCGAGCCGCACACCGCCACGGCGCGCTTCGACGCCTCGGGCAAGGCCACGGTGTGGGTGCCCACCCAGGCCCAGTTTCCCTTGCGCGCGGCCATCGCGCAGATCCTGCGGATGCCCATGACCAAGGTCCGCGTCATCCCCACGGAGATCGGCGGCGGCTTCGGCGGCAAGCTGTCGCCCACCGTCGAGCCCGCGGCGGTGGCCCTGGCGCGCAAGGCGCGGCGCCCGGTGCGCATCGTCATGAGCCGGAGCGAGGACTTTCAGACCACCAACCCCCGGCATCCGTTCCACCTGCGCTACAAGACCGGGGTCAAGCGCGACGGCACCATCACGGCGCGGGAGATCGAGGTGGTCCTGGGGACCGGTTTCTCGGCCGGTTCCGGCGTCATGATCAGCCAGGGCGCGGCGGTGCGGTCGCCGGGCCCCTACCGCGTCCCCAACCTCAAGATTGACAGCTACTGCGTCTACACCAATACGGCGACGTGCGGCGCCTACCGCGGACCGGCGGGACCCCAGCTCGCCTTCGCCTCCGAGTCGCAGATGGACATCATCGCCAGGGAGCTGGACATCGACCCCGTGGAGATGCGGTTGCGCAACGCCATGGTGGACGGGGACGAGACCCCCGCCGGCGCCCGGCTCGACGACGTGCACGCGAAGGAGACGCTGCTCCGGGCGGCGGAGGCCCTGAACGCGCTCCCGAAACCGCCGCGAAACAACGTCGGGCGCGGCATGGCCATGGCCCACTGGCTCGTGGGCGGCATGGCGTCCAGCGCCGGCGTCAAGCTCAACGAGGACGGCACCGTCGCCATCCTCACCGGCCTGGTGGACCTGAGCGGCGCCAGCACCTCGCTGGCGCAGATCGCCGCGGAAGTGCTCGGCGTATCCCTGGCCGACGTGCACGTGCGCACCGCGGACACCGACTTCGCGCCCCATTCCACCCTCAGCGCGGGCAGCCAAGCGCTCAAGAGCATGGGCGGCGCGGTGCTGTTGGCGGCTCGGGAGGCGAAGCGGCAGATTCAGCAGGTGGCCGCCGACAAGCTCGAAGCCGACGCCGGGGACCTGGAGGTCGACGGCAACAAGGTGTTCGTCAAGGGTAGCCCGGAGCGTTCCGTGACGCTGCGCGAAGTCGGTCAACTGGCCCTGGAGCACGCGCGCGGCCCCATCGTAAGCACCCAGTCCGTATCACAGCTCACCCCTCATCCTGCCATGGCCGCCCACGGGGCCGAGGTGGAGGTGGACCCGGAGACAGGCCACGTGCGCATCCTGCGCTACGTGGCCGCGCAGGACGTCGGCACCGCGGTCAATCCGTTATCGGTGCGTGGTCAGATCGAAGGCGGGGTCATGCAGGGGCTGGGGCAGGCGCTCAGCGAGGCCTGCACCTTCACCGACGGGAAGATGGACAACCCCAACCTGCTGGACTACAAGATCTTCAGTGTGCTGGACGCCCCGCCCGTGGAAGTGCACCTGATCCAGCACCCCTGCGCATCGGGGCCGCTGGGCGCCAAGGGCGTGGGCGAGCCGCCGATCATCCCGCCGCCCGCGGTCGTGGCCAACGCGGTATTCGACGCCGTGGGCGTACGTATCCACGACCTGCCCATCACGCCGGAAAAGATCGTCGAGGCGCTCAAGGAAAAGCGCTCGACGCAACCCTAGCCGCCGGCCGGGCACGTGGGCGAACCCCTAAACCCGCGCCTCGCGCGCGCGATCGGCCGCACGCCCGGCGATCCGGGACGAAAACAGTGGTCGTGGTTCGGGGGCCGCGGGCGCGGCCATCCGCTCAGAGCCCTAGAAGCGTGTCGATCCGATCCTGGTCGAAGCCGACCACGGCCTCCCCGTCGATGATGACCACCGGGGTGCTCTGGAAACCGCGGGCCAGCAGGTCCTTCAGGGCCTCCTCGTCCTCGCGAATGTTCTTCTCCACGAAATCGACGCCTTTTTGAGAAAGATACTCCTTCTCTCGATGACAAGGCGGTCAACCGGGCTGAGTGAACAGAATGATGGAATCTGCCATGGGTACCTCCGTGGGTGACTTCATAACATCGGCCGGTGCGTTTCTCAACGCGCGTCTTGACATGGTGGCGCCACTTCTGTAGCCAATGGGGCTCGGCGTCGACAACGCCGGTAAAACCGAAACGGAGGGACATCCATGACACGCAAGGGTCTATCCTTTCTGGCCGCGGCCATCATCGTCGGCGCGACCCTGTTCGCAGCGCCCAAGGGGCACGCCGAAGACTTCTACAAGGGCAAGACGTTCCGCTTCATCGTGGGCTTCTCTCCCGGGGGCGGCTACGACACCTACACCCGGCTGATCGCCCGCTACTTCGGCAAGTACGTCCCCGGCAACCCCACCACCCTCGTTCAGAACATGACCGGCGCCGGCAGCC
The Deltaproteobacteria bacterium DNA segment above includes these coding regions:
- a CDS encoding (2Fe-2S)-binding protein; protein product: MDTPRIRITVTVNGEPYVEEVPVTRSLLDFLRDDLSLTGTKEGCGEGECGACSVILDGRLVDACLIFAAEADGRRVATVEGLADGEALHPLQRTFAAAGAAQCGYCTPGMLMAGKALLDRNPSPTREEVTHGIAGNLCRCTGYGTIIQAVMEAAKES
- a CDS encoding xanthine dehydrogenase family protein molybdopterin-binding subunit; translation: MKVVGQELPRVEIFEKVTGQSVFGADVSPGGRVLHGKMVLSPHAHARITAIRTERAERLPGVRAVVTAADLPDIRYGRFVRDEAYFASTKARYAGDRIAAVAAVDEETAEEAARLIEVDYEVLPSVTSGLEAMAPDAPLLHEDYAEYWSQPDLDRRGNICGHKQIVRGDVERGFAEADRVFEHRFHVPMVHQTYIEPHTATARFDASGKATVWVPTQAQFPLRAAIAQILRMPMTKVRVIPTEIGGGFGGKLSPTVEPAAVALARKARRPVRIVMSRSEDFQTTNPRHPFHLRYKTGVKRDGTITAREIEVVLGTGFSAGSGVMISQGAAVRSPGPYRVPNLKIDSYCVYTNTATCGAYRGPAGPQLAFASESQMDIIARELDIDPVEMRLRNAMVDGDETPAGARLDDVHAKETLLRAAEALNALPKPPRNNVGRGMAMAHWLVGGMASSAGVKLNEDGTVAILTGLVDLSGASTSLAQIAAEVLGVSLADVHVRTADTDFAPHSTLSAGSQALKSMGGAVLLAAREAKRQIQQVAADKLEADAGDLEVDGNKVFVKGSPERSVTLREVGQLALEHARGPIVSTQSVSQLTPHPAMAAHGAEVEVDPETGHVRILRYVAAQDVGTAVNPLSVRGQIEGGVMQGLGQALSEACTFTDGKMDNPNLLDYKIFSVLDAPPVEVHLIQHPCASGPLGAKGVGEPPIIPPPAVVANAVFDAVGVRIHDLPITPEKIVEALKEKRSTQP